In one window of Aphidius gifuensis isolate YNYX2018 linkage group LG4, ASM1490517v1, whole genome shotgun sequence DNA:
- the LOC122855867 gene encoding beta-mannosidase, whose protein sequence is MKIILIIYSIICFVYCKKINNDWYVQITGEHNYGINTSIPQDSYSIIPREQIDDPLVDDNDLIQRWIGNSSVTFTNYFSLTDDEYDAERIILVFHGVDTFGKILLNDNIIGYTSNMFIRYVFDVKKYIKKDRNTLTVILDSPIKKATEAFENQSKNYTVYPTCVPSSYKGECHVNHIRKMQASFSWDWGPAIPSSGIWRDVEIVAVKDATIIDHTIDVYLDKNNKWIINVTVGLEVVSNSPTKPVEGILEVILIIDDQPKQAAELISCSKNISISSGVNETVVSVSLTVDESKILRWWPNGYGKQNLYKLNTTLTTSSSSSSITKTKRIGFRTVELVQKPLANGLSFYFNINGISIFAKGSNMIPTSIFIQQSNNKTIREHLLRYSKEANMNMMRIWGGGIYETDEFYDIADEYGIMIWQDFMFACSMYPTNEEFIESVKIEVKQNLWRLKTHVSIVIWAGNNENEAALYGNWYGTKDSKIYRDDYIKLYVDTIKLEINKYDLTRPYIVSSPTNGKYSDDNDYVKTDPYLLIYGDTHRYNYFLDGWDILTYEIPRFSSEYGFQSYPSIVTLGQASKKPNEDLVLDSKFLKHRQHLLGGDQYMKLLIAKNLNIPKTNNSKQDFESYVYLSQVNQAQAMKVQTESYRQTKSSINDAGEGMTMGALYWQLNDVWAAPTWSSIDYIGRWKLLHHYAVNFFAPVIVSSRVTLANDIVIYIITDLLTDLGDCFIDVNVYKLWNNIQTNYYTFKVPGIYVGANKAIEVTTLSVDELMKRGNCTDDNCIFELVLKNQSGKQLAPVNYAYPVSPKHIDLPACKLIASIDSSRQQHNEFYDKHRVTVKSACSQLFVQFDAGGYFTGRFSDNGFHMLHGDKKKLYFYIDKSKNIENIIQTFTLVALGQIYQNPMLTNDICLDCLN, encoded by the exons atgaaaataatattaattatttattcaattatttgttttgtttattgtaaaaaaattaacaatgattGGTACGTTCAAATAACTGGAGAACATAATTATG gaATCAATACTTCAATACCTCAAGATTCCTATTCAATAATTCCACGTGAGCAAATTGATGATCCACTTGTTGATGACAATGACTTGATACAAAGATGGATTGGCAACAGTAGTGttacatttacaaattatttttcacttaCTGATGATGAATATGATGCCGAGAGAATAATCCTGGTATTTCATGGTGTCGATACATTTGGAAAAATATTGCTAAATGACAATATCATTGGCTATACCAGCAACATGTTCATTCGTTATGTTTTTgatgtcaaaaaatatatcaaa AAGGATCGAAATACCTTAACAGTCATATTGGATTcaccaataaaaaaagcaacagAAGCTTTTGAAAATCAGTCTAAAAATTATACAGTATATCCAACATGTGTACCATCATCATACAAAGGTGAATGTCATGTTAATCATATCAGAAAAATGCAAGCAAGTTTTTCATGGGATTGGGGACCAGCAATACCTTCATCTGGTATTTGGCGAGATGTTGAAATTGTTGCAGTAAAAGATGCAACAATAATTGATCATACTATTGATgtttatcttgataaaaacaataaatggaTAATAAATGTTACTGTTGGTCTTGAAGTGGTCTCCAATAGTCCCACTAAACCAGTTGAAGGTATTCTAgaagtaattttaatcattgacGATCAACCCAAGCAAGCAGCCGAGTTGATATCTTgctcaaaaaatatatccataTCATCTGGTGTAAATGAAACAGTTGTCTCTGTAAGCCTGACtgttgatgaatcaaaaaTACTCAGATGGTGGCCAAATGGTTATGGAAAACAAAATCTTTACAAGTTAAATACAACTCTAACAacatcctcatcatcatcatcaataacaaaaaCTAAAAGAATTGGTTTCAGAACAGTTGAACTTGTACAAAAACCATTGGCAAATggtttgtcattttattttaatataaatggcATATCAATATTTGCAAAAGGTAGTAATATGATACcaacaagtatatttattcaacaatcaaataataaaacaattagagAACATTTATTACGTTATTCAAAAGAAGCCAATATGAATATGATGCGTATTTGGGGTGGTGGAATTTATGAGACAGATGAATTTTATGATATTGCTGATGAATATGGAATAATGATATGGCAAGATTTTATGTTTGCATGTTCAATGTATCCAACAAATGAAGAATTTATTGAATCAGTTAAAATTgaagttaaacaaaatttatggAGATTAAAAACACATGTATCAATTGTCATATGGGCtggtaataatgaaaatgaagcTGCACTTTATGGTAATTGGTATGGTACTaaagattcaaaaatatatcgtgatgattatattaaactttatgttgatacaattaaattagaaattaataaatatgatttaaCAAGACCATATATTGTATCAAGTCCAACAAATGGTAAATACTCAGATGACAATGATTACGTTAAAACAGAtccatatttattaatttacggTGATACACAtcgttataattattttcttgatggTTGGGATATACTGACATATGAAATTCCAAGATTTTCATCTGAATATGGTTTTCAATCATACCCGTCAATAGTAACACTTGGTCAAGCAtcaaaaaaaccaaatgaaGATCTTGTACTTGATTCGAAATTTCTTAAACATCGTCAACATCTTCTGGGTGGTGATCAATACATGAAATTGTTGATTGCTAAGAATCTTAATATTCCAAAGACAAATAATTCAAAGCAAGATTTTGAAAGTTATGTTTATCTTAGCCAGGTTAATCAGGCACAAGCTATGAAGGTTCAAACTGAATCATATAGACAAACTAAAAGTAGTATTAATGATGCTGGTGAGGGCATGACAATGGGTGCACTTTATTGGCAATTAAATGACGTATGGGCAGCACCAACATGGTCATCAATTGATTACATTGGACGTTGGAAATTACTGCATCATTAtgctgtaaatttttttgctccTGTTATTGTTAGTTCACGTGTTACATTGGCAaatgatattgttatttatattatcacaGATTTATTGACTGATCTTGGTGATTGTTTTATTGATGTTAATGTTTATAAGCTTTGGAATAACattcaaacaaattattatacttttaaagTACCTGGTATTTATGTTGGAGCAAATAAAGCCATTGAAGTAACAACACTGAGTGTTGATGAGCTCATGAAGAGAGGCAATTGTACAGatgataattgtatttttgagcttgttttgaaaaatcaaagtGGTAAACAATTGGCTCCAGTTAATTATGCTTATCCTGTTTCACCAAAACATATTGATCTTCCAGCATGTAAATTAATTGCATCGATTGATTCATCTCGTCAGCAGCACAATGAATTTTATGACAAGCACAGAGTCACTGTTAAATCAGCTTGTAGTCAATTATTCGTACAATTTGATGCTGGTGGTTATTTTACTGGCAGATTTTCAGATAATGGCTTTCACATGCTACATGGTGATAAAAAGaagctatatttttacattgataaatcaaaaaatattgaaaatatcataCAAACATTTACACTTGTTGCACTTGGTCAAATTTACCAAAATCCAATGTTGACAAATGATATTTGCTTAGATtgcttaaattaa
- the LOC122855868 gene encoding transmembrane protein 245 isoform X1 encodes MDTPQTPITPINNLFNLFSAEHENALKQGIYNGIGLFILSIVCVASYALYIILLPFVKPLIWALLCGSVLFPVKLYITNTVQSWFKDMDDYHEPLLVNLTIVPLRIIDNLSECLGKFVHQKIKYVGMFFSIIGVMILFYWYTPGFFITIVWNLFQFGIEFIVFIINNCNIYLIFTITVGYVIVLLIYWKPNNSSTFNKISLIIWSIFSLYLSNVFGIYQVAVFLTLQVFFIIGFVYEVILIMENEEINIVEAVQLIIFGSVTSDDCKNSSSDDDKDKQDIEDEKIDKFIDESSVPTSTPNDNITQLNKNKLSSIRRSMSMDYGRQPSSLKTKRLNKKSYIQNPRIIIRDRNILRKIRNELSLDLNDDNVDTGKYMYGAMWACTGMLLWKQKWILAFLIIPIVWYIIKQTSRSFGLSKIIKNQLKPMIEYVKKWYDQRQDAILPIHIRGIYKLYIIIDKKLRDVLKGSVDAVATIIVIFGLIIFLFCSSIFIIIQIYGEGMHLIQVTGEILNSTLVNNPDIDWLPQQWEESVNSLLDNAYTYGRTAISDGIKGLVKDMEHTKAEIIEKKVIELWDRLYQAWMQSTEPDDLIGPTVDVSAAATVWQSLIENYNKIPGVFNMSSLQNFAKDNIGILLSVLDSVLRIIKGNMSIVMSIFSELMYVVLISGSVLLNFTLSTVVFFTTLFYLLSSSNKIYKPIELVGVFSPISCNSMDNNFGGFANALQQSVNGVFAATFKLASFFGMWTWFIHNLFEVKIVYLPSAFASVLAAVPFLDAYFACIPATIELWFTRGPMIAVLFFIFHFLPCNIVITDFYKEIKSGGHPYLTGLSIAGGIFCLGVEGAIFGPLLLCCIMVVINLSRKYMQSVNVDNYDALASTFNQPSFTN; translated from the exons atggatacACCACAAACACCAATAacaccaataaataatttatttaatttattcagtgCTGAACATGAAAATGCATTAAAACAAGGTATTTACAATGGCAttggattatttatattgagtaTTGTTTGTGTAGCAAGTTATGCTCTTTATATCATCTTGTTACCATTTGTTAAACCATTAATTTGGGCATTACTATGTGGAAGTGTACTATTTCCAGTTAAATTATACATAACAAATACAGTACAATCATGGTTCAAAGACATGGATGATTATCATGAACCATTGTtggttaatttaacaatagtACCATTGAGaattattgacaatttatCAGAATGTTTAGGTAAATttgttcatcaaaaaattaaatatgttggAATGTTCTTTTCAATTATTGGagttatgatattattttattggtatACACCTGGATTTTTCATAACAATTGTCtggaatttatttcaatttggaattgaatttattgtatttataatcaacaattgtaatatttatttg aTTTTTACAATAACTGTTGGTTATGTTATTGTACTTTTAATCTATTGGAAaccaaataattcatcaacatttaataaaatatcattaatcatttggtcaatatttagtttatatttatcaaatgtatttggtatttatcaagttgctgtatttttaactttgcaagtatttttcatcattggaTTTGTATATgaagtaatattaataatggaaaatgaagaaataaatattgttgaagcTGTACAATTGATTATATTTGGTTCTGTTACATCTGATGAttgtaaaaattcatcatcagatgatgataaagataaacaagatattgaagatgaaaaaattgataaatttattgatgaatcatcagtACCAACATCAACACCAAATGACAATataacacaattaaataaaaataaattaagctcAATACGTAGATCAATGTCAATGGATTATGGAAGACAACCAAgttcattaaaaacaaaaagacttaataaaaaatcatacataCAAAATCCAAGAATAATAATACGTGATAGAAATATATTACGTAAAATTCGAAATGAATTATCATTagatttaaatgatgataatgttgatacTGGAAAATATATGTATGGTGCAATGTGGGCATGTACTGGTATGTTACTTTGGAAACAAAAATGGATATtagcatttttaataataccaatTGTATGGTacataataaaacaaacaagtcGTTCATTtggtttatcaaaaattattaaaaatcaattaaagcCAATGATTGAATACGTAAAAAAATGGTATGATCAAAGACAAGATGCAATTTTACCAATTCACATTAGAggaatttacaaattatatattattattgataaaaaattacgtgATGTATTAAAAGGTTCAGTTGATGCTGTTGcaacaataattgttatatttggtctgataatatttttattttgttcatcgatatttataataatacaaatatatggTGAAGGAATGCATTTGATACAAGTTACTggtgaaatattaaattcaacactTGTTAATAATCCAGATATTGATTGGTTACCACAACAATGGGAAGAATCAGTTAATAGTTTACTTGATAATGCATATACATATGGAAGAACAGCAATATCAGATGGTATCAAGGGACTTGTTAAAGATATGGAACATACAAAAgctgaaataattgaaaaaaaagttattgaatTATGGGATAGATTATATCAAGCATGGATGCAATCAACTGAACCAGATGATTTAATTGGACCAACTGTTGATGTATCAGCAGCAGCAACTGTATGGCAaagtttaattgaaaattataataaaataccaGGTGTATTTAATATGAGTAGTTTACAAAATTTTGCTAAAGATAATATTGGTATATTATTGTCTGTTCTTGATTCTGTATTACGTATTATCAAAGGTAACATGTCAATTGTCATGAGTATATTTAGCGAGCTTATGTATGTTGTATTAATAAGTGGATCAGTACTTTTGAATTTTACACTTAgtactgttgttttttttacaacattattttatttattgagctcgagtaataaaatttataaaccaaTTGAACTTGTTGGTGTCTTTAGTCCAATTAGCTGCAACAG CATGGATAATAATTTTGGAGG TTTTGCAAATGCATTGCAACAATCAGTTAATGGTGTATTTGCAGCGACATTTAAATTGGCATCATTTTTTGGAATGTGGACATggtttattcataatttatttgaagttaaaattgtatatttaccATCAGCATTTGCATCTGTACTTGCAGCAGTACCATTTCTTGATGCATATTTTGCATGTATACCAGCAACAATTGAACTTTGGTTTACCAGGGGTCCAATGATTGctgtgttattttttatatttcattttttaccaTGTAATATTGTCATTACTGATTTCTACAAGGAAATAAAAAg TGGGGGACATCCATATTTAACAGGCCTATCCATTGCAGGTGGTATATTCTGTCTAGGAGTTGAAGGTGCTATTTTTGGACCTCTACTTTTGTGCTGTATCATGGTTGTGATTAATTTAAGTCGTAAATATATGCAATCAgttaatgttgataattatgatgCACTTGCATCAACATTTAATCAACCatcttttacaaattaa
- the LOC122855868 gene encoding transmembrane protein 245 isoform X2: MDTPQTPITPINNLFNLFSAEHENALKQGIYNGIGLFILSIVCVASYALYIILLPFVKPLIWALLCGSVLFPVKLYITNTVQSWFKDMDDYHEPLLVNLTIVPLRIIDNLSECLGKFVHQKIKYVGMFFSIIGVMILFYWYTPGFFITIVWNLFQFGIEFIVFIINNCNIYLIFTITVGYVIVLLIYWKPNNSSTFNKISLIIWSIFSLYLSNVFGIYQVAVFLTLQVFFIIGFVYEVILIMENEEINIVEAVQLIIFGSVTSDDCKNSSSDDDKDKQDIEDEKIDKFIDESSVPTSTPNDNITQLNKNKLSSIRRSMSMDYGRQPSSLKTKRLNKKSYIQNPRIIIRDRNILRKIRNELSLDLNDDNVDTGKYMYGAMWACTGMLLWKQKWILAFLIIPIVWYIIKQTSRSFGLSKIIKNQLKPMIEYVKKWYDQRQDAILPIHIRGIYKLYIIIDKKLRDVLKGSVDAVATIIVIFGLIIFLFCSSIFIIIQIYGEGMHLIQVTGEILNSTLVNNPDIDWLPQQWEESVNSLLDNAYTYGRTAISDGIKGLVKDMEHTKAEIIEKKVIELWDRLYQAWMQSTEPDDLIGPTVDVSAAATVWQSLIENYNKIPGVFNMSSLQNFAKDNIGILLSVLDSVLRIIKGNMSIVMSIFSELMYVVLISGSVLLNFTLSTVVFFTTLFYLLSSSNKIYKPIELVGVFSPISCNSFANALQQSVNGVFAATFKLASFFGMWTWFIHNLFEVKIVYLPSAFASVLAAVPFLDAYFACIPATIELWFTRGPMIAVLFFIFHFLPCNIVITDFYKEIKSGGHPYLTGLSIAGGIFCLGVEGAIFGPLLLCCIMVVINLSRKYMQSVNVDNYDALASTFNQPSFTN; the protein is encoded by the exons atggatacACCACAAACACCAATAacaccaataaataatttatttaatttattcagtgCTGAACATGAAAATGCATTAAAACAAGGTATTTACAATGGCAttggattatttatattgagtaTTGTTTGTGTAGCAAGTTATGCTCTTTATATCATCTTGTTACCATTTGTTAAACCATTAATTTGGGCATTACTATGTGGAAGTGTACTATTTCCAGTTAAATTATACATAACAAATACAGTACAATCATGGTTCAAAGACATGGATGATTATCATGAACCATTGTtggttaatttaacaatagtACCATTGAGaattattgacaatttatCAGAATGTTTAGGTAAATttgttcatcaaaaaattaaatatgttggAATGTTCTTTTCAATTATTGGagttatgatattattttattggtatACACCTGGATTTTTCATAACAATTGTCtggaatttatttcaatttggaattgaatttattgtatttataatcaacaattgtaatatttatttg aTTTTTACAATAACTGTTGGTTATGTTATTGTACTTTTAATCTATTGGAAaccaaataattcatcaacatttaataaaatatcattaatcatttggtcaatatttagtttatatttatcaaatgtatttggtatttatcaagttgctgtatttttaactttgcaagtatttttcatcattggaTTTGTATATgaagtaatattaataatggaaaatgaagaaataaatattgttgaagcTGTACAATTGATTATATTTGGTTCTGTTACATCTGATGAttgtaaaaattcatcatcagatgatgataaagataaacaagatattgaagatgaaaaaattgataaatttattgatgaatcatcagtACCAACATCAACACCAAATGACAATataacacaattaaataaaaataaattaagctcAATACGTAGATCAATGTCAATGGATTATGGAAGACAACCAAgttcattaaaaacaaaaagacttaataaaaaatcatacataCAAAATCCAAGAATAATAATACGTGATAGAAATATATTACGTAAAATTCGAAATGAATTATCATTagatttaaatgatgataatgttgatacTGGAAAATATATGTATGGTGCAATGTGGGCATGTACTGGTATGTTACTTTGGAAACAAAAATGGATATtagcatttttaataataccaatTGTATGGTacataataaaacaaacaagtcGTTCATTtggtttatcaaaaattattaaaaatcaattaaagcCAATGATTGAATACGTAAAAAAATGGTATGATCAAAGACAAGATGCAATTTTACCAATTCACATTAGAggaatttacaaattatatattattattgataaaaaattacgtgATGTATTAAAAGGTTCAGTTGATGCTGTTGcaacaataattgttatatttggtctgataatatttttattttgttcatcgatatttataataatacaaatatatggTGAAGGAATGCATTTGATACAAGTTACTggtgaaatattaaattcaacactTGTTAATAATCCAGATATTGATTGGTTACCACAACAATGGGAAGAATCAGTTAATAGTTTACTTGATAATGCATATACATATGGAAGAACAGCAATATCAGATGGTATCAAGGGACTTGTTAAAGATATGGAACATACAAAAgctgaaataattgaaaaaaaagttattgaatTATGGGATAGATTATATCAAGCATGGATGCAATCAACTGAACCAGATGATTTAATTGGACCAACTGTTGATGTATCAGCAGCAGCAACTGTATGGCAaagtttaattgaaaattataataaaataccaGGTGTATTTAATATGAGTAGTTTACAAAATTTTGCTAAAGATAATATTGGTATATTATTGTCTGTTCTTGATTCTGTATTACGTATTATCAAAGGTAACATGTCAATTGTCATGAGTATATTTAGCGAGCTTATGTATGTTGTATTAATAAGTGGATCAGTACTTTTGAATTTTACACTTAgtactgttgttttttttacaacattattttatttattgagctcgagtaataaaatttataaaccaaTTGAACTTGTTGGTGTCTTTAGTCCAATTAGCTGCAACAG TTTTGCAAATGCATTGCAACAATCAGTTAATGGTGTATTTGCAGCGACATTTAAATTGGCATCATTTTTTGGAATGTGGACATggtttattcataatttatttgaagttaaaattgtatatttaccATCAGCATTTGCATCTGTACTTGCAGCAGTACCATTTCTTGATGCATATTTTGCATGTATACCAGCAACAATTGAACTTTGGTTTACCAGGGGTCCAATGATTGctgtgttattttttatatttcattttttaccaTGTAATATTGTCATTACTGATTTCTACAAGGAAATAAAAAg TGGGGGACATCCATATTTAACAGGCCTATCCATTGCAGGTGGTATATTCTGTCTAGGAGTTGAAGGTGCTATTTTTGGACCTCTACTTTTGTGCTGTATCATGGTTGTGATTAATTTAAGTCGTAAATATATGCAATCAgttaatgttgataattatgatgCACTTGCATCAACATTTAATCAACCatcttttacaaattaa
- the LOC122855871 gene encoding suppressor protein SRP40-like has translation MSYCDNKDKENYLNIDCNIVGINGHQENGPGDIYEVNRMKDVKVVVDSTPSAMEDEQTITAPSDNGNNQQINRLANVADKKKKMNDKKSWNSRKCGGNTSGGDDNHDVLSKKRKTRRGKPKPRNIKPYLKNTLYPRIRCHSNKQIKKSTQPPAPYNTTQFLMEDHSDLPEFEPKLAEGSGITTTTTTSSSSSSSLTTIPPSSQMTTTSLSSNVQELFQKPNPPPRTRDSSFSIDSEDDYFYSSPEDEEEFLTKEFSSAYEDLHAERLNSLSKHDLLQEYLLLESKLEHITKRMKLKNIQYDDDNNKTTTPTINTDDVGKKLKFYQQKIDDLLQQNDQLKRDNEALRGKRKNSVSSIDSESDSDDSSSSSSSTSNHSDNSACGDKDKSDFDKNLLEEDIHSDDTSTKDSSSPMHSNSIQQIKVIDGVAI, from the exons atgagttattgtgataataaagataaagaaaattatttaaatattgattgtaaTATTGTTGGTATTAATGGACATCAAGAAAACGGTCCAGGTGACATTTACGAGGTAAATCGTATGAAGGACGTTAAGGTGGTGGTGGATTCGACGCCTTCGGCTATGGAAGACGAACAAACTATCACAGCTCCATCTGATAACggaaataatcaacaaattaacAGGCTTGCCAACGTggcagataaaaaaaaaaag atGAATGATAAAAAGTCATGGAATTCGAGGAAATGTGGAGGAAATACGAGTGGAGGTGATGATAATCATGATGTGCTGTCGAAAAAACGTAAAACACGACGTGGTAAACCAAAGCCTAGAAATATTAAAccatatttgaaaaatacattGTATCCACGTATAAGATGtcattcaaataaacaaattaaaaaaagtacacAGCCACCAGCACCATATAATACAACACAATTTTTAATGGAAGATCACAGTGATTTGCCAGAATTTGAACCAAAACTTGCTGAAGGAAGTGGAAtaacgacaacaacaacaacatcttcatcatcatcatcatcattgacaACAATACCACCATCATCACAAATGacaacaacatcattatcatcaaatgtacaagaattatttcaaaaaccaAATCCACCACCAAGAACAAGAGACTCAAGTTTTAGTATTGATTCtgaagatgattatttttattcatcaccAGAGGATGAAGaagaatttttaacaaaagaatTTTCAAGTGCATATGAAGATTTACATGCTGAAAGATTAAATTCACTTAGTAAGCATGATTTGTTACAAGAATATTTACTGCTTGAATCAAAACTTGAACATATTACAAAAcgtatgaaattaaaaaatatacaatatgatgatgataataataaaacaacaacaccaacaataaATACAGATgatgttggaaaaaaattaaaattttatcaacaaaaaattgatgatttattgcAACAAAATGATCAATTAAAACGTGATAATGAAGCATTAAgaggtaaaagaaaaaattcagtaTCAAGTATTGACAGTGAGAGTGATTCAGATgatagtagtagtagtagtagttcAACAAGTAATCATTCGGATAATAGTGCTTGTGGTGATAAAGATAAAAgtgattttgataaaaatttattagaagAAGATATACATTCTGATGATACCAGCACCAAGGATAGCAGTTCACCAATGCATTCAAATTCAATACAACAAATTAAAGTTATTGATGGAGTTGCTATttaa